A stretch of DNA from Phalacrocorax carbo chromosome 16, bPhaCar2.1, whole genome shotgun sequence:
ACGGCCGGAGATGATCTAAAAGTGGTCCTGTTAGCCCAAAGCGATGCCAAAATTCTTCAGCTCCTGGCTATTGTCTACAGCTCTAGCCTTGCTTTCCGATATCTATCTACCCAGGACAGTGTTGTCTTAAGCCATCTGCTTCTACATTGTTTTTCCATAATAATGTAAAAGTTTATTGACCTTCGAGATACTGTGGTTTCACAACACAGCTGAGactccccttcccccagctcttaGCTCGGAAGCGTCCGACCTGCACCATTAGTCACCAAGGTCAACACTTCCTAAGCTCCCAGagatttggggaggaaaaagtcATTATCCAATAAGGAGTCTGTGCGAAGAGGCAGGGCCCGGGCGCGTTCCCGGCTGTTCCCCAACAGCCGGCCGGGCTGCTCACCCAGAAGCCTTGCGGACCAAAAACTTCGTTTTGAAGCACAACTCGgccaaaaaaagcccccaaaacctGACGTGTTACTGCGCGTCCTGTAaaagggagctcctgcttcagaaGGAAGCGTGACAGTACATCACAGGGGCTGTACATCTTAGCACCGGGTTTATTTCAGCAAGACTCTTTTTTACACCACGCAGAAGCCGACCATAGGCTCTCGAGCAGCGCTGCGATTACGGCTTGTCCGTCCTTCCTGCCTGGGGCGGGTCAGAAACGCCCCCCTTCgcccctgctctcccctcacTCCGTTATGCGACAATTTCATAAGTGGCCCCCCAAAATATTCACAAAATTCGCAAAGATGAAGTTCTCTCTTCCATCTGATGCTTAAGAACGTAATTcacatttcagatatttttttttttcctaaagcagcAAACAAATTAATAGAAACCTAAATTTAGGAAGTGTTTCTTGAAGAACCAGAGGAAAGCGAGAAACAGCCTATGTGCTTGTGCAAAGAGAGTGCTGAGATACGCTGGGGTGGGGGCGCGGGAAGGGGCTAGTGCTGATCCCTTCGGGCCATTCCGCCACGAGTGCAGTGTGGCAACGGAAAGTTAGAATTTAAGGGCCACAAAGGGATGAAGTTTTGAATTCTTTGGTCCTTCGGTAtaagttttaaaacagagaaactgttttactcaaaagggaaaaaaaaaaaacgttttCTCTGGCCTGGAATTTTCAATTTTCCTTGTACCCCCCTGCCTAAACCACGTGCCCCCAGGGAAACGCCCTAGAGCCCAGAGCCCCGCGCGTGGCCGCGACCGCACGGGCGCGGGGCAGCCGGAGCTGCCGCCGGCGGGCAGGTTTTGGCGGAAGAGAAGGGACAGAGGGAAGCGCGCCCGAGGGCATCAGATGCAGTCACGGAGCCGGCGCCGGGCAGCGctgaggcaggagggagagccCACAAACCACCACGCTAATCCACGGTAACTTACAAACCAGTCGCCAAAAGCGGCTGATCAGCTCTGGTTCTTATAAATATTGAAGACCTGATTCAAGAGTTTATTTCCTATGATTTAAGTTAGTTACAAAAACTTTTTAGTAGATTTTTATCTTAGTTGggctttttacctttttcccctgctttttttgtttattttattatttttttttaaaaaaagaaatgttcatgtattttaataaaaggtcTTCCCTTAAGAACAGACCAAGGCAGATGTGCTGCCCCATGGCACAGACATTCAAAGGCTATAACCAAACAACATAGCCACAATAGTCACTCAACAGTGTCTCTccataaaaaaaacaaatttaaaaaactgaTGCTAGTTACAATAAAatacacatggaaaaaaaaaaaagcatttttaccaaaaaaccccaaaacaagttaatgggaaaaacataaaaaaagaacTACACAGAGCTGCACTTACGAGATCATCTGGGAATGCATATTAACCCCTTCCATGTAAAGGAAAGGTGGAATTATGGAAGCAAACCTAATTATGCCTTTGCATTAAATATGAAGCTTTCTGAGAGGCTCCGGTAAAAACTCGGTTTTCCTACAACAGTGGGCTGCCAGAGGTTCCAGTGCTTTTCCAGGTCAGGGAGGGGTAGCACAGGCAGCCTCCCCgtgcaaaataaaaaggtttaGTCAACCGAGTGGCCTTTTGGTTGAGATCCCAGCAGGTTACTGCAATCCACCTGATGTAAAAATCCAATGGACACACCGGTAAGGAAAGTCACAGGAAAGCTCAGCTACCGGGCAGGTCTAAGCTGGCGTCTCTTTCTCACGCTGGACTTTCCCTGTCACCACGGGCACACACGATCTCTAGCGTGGGGGCTGCTGGACCCAGCAGCCCACAGACCATCCTTGAGGTGCTGACACAGACGACGGCGACTGTGCAACACAAGTGTCCTCAGACTACCTGGAATTGCTTCACGCGTTCCAGCGGTGACTGCGAATCAGGTCCCTGTGGCTAAAACAGAATTAATCTGGCCTGACACAGTGAAAAGCCTCTAGACAGCCACCAAAGGAGTGCCTGGAGAGAACTAACCTCTGCATCCGTATTTCTTTCATAAAGGGCTTTAGCTGACACGAGGGCAATACTCTAAGGCTGCTCAGGCCTGGAACACGTTAGCTGTACCAGCAATGAACACTAGTCACTGAATTTTGGGGCTCGGCTTGCTCTAGGTccaatactttttctttttttttttttctctcttttcttcttttcatacAAATATACAAAGagtgtaaaaaaaatttaaaaagcgAACTTTGCTGATTAAATGACAGACAAAGTTCCTGCACATTCAGAGATCGGCAACGTGAGGCCCACCAGGCAGGCACCCAGCGGAGCTTCCATCAGGGAGGACGGCTTTAACCAAGCTGGGTCAGCGAAAGAGCAGGGAGACCGAAGACATGAACAAGTCATTTCAATCCACCTCGATCCTCCCCGTGATCTCAACTCTTCCTCTGGAAAGCACGTGGAAGCCCCTCTTGCCCACTCTAAATCCTTCTGGAAATAGTCAAAAATTTGTTATCACCTAAAtagaaaagaggagaaacacaGACTCTTTGCAAATGGCCCTTTGATCTGTATTAAAACAGCTCTCAAAGTTCCTCAAGAGTTAGAATTAGTGGGGCACGGGTGAGGGGCAGTTTAGATACGggatgtaaaatattaaaaagtgctCTGCaactaatttttgttttatgtgtgtatgtgtgtgcgtgtgcatatatatatacatacacagacatgcacatacacacacatatatacatatatatatatacacatacatatatatatgtacacatacatatatatgtacgtATGTATAAAGTTAAAAAGTTCTATACGATATGATCGGAACAAGCGTCCTTGGAAGGTCACGACTGGAGAGAGTGGGGCCTGTTGGGATGGCAGATGGGGCACTCGCCCTCCTCGGCGCACGTTTCACACAGCACTGCGTGTTGGCACGGTAACACCACCCGGTTCTCCTCCTGACACTTAAGGCATTTCACTGACTGCATCTGAAATACCGCCTGCAAGAGAGGGGGACAGGGCAGAACGTAAGTATCGAAGCCACAAAGCAAAGGGGCTCCCGTCCTGTGCTCGGCAGTTTGGGGAACAgcaaggaggcagcaggggaAGGGCGTGCGGCTGTCCGCCCGTTCGTCCtctgaagcaaaagcaaagcagcacagcatgATGTCTTTTAGGACCTTTAGGATcaacagagcagctttggttGACTTGAACTCTGTACTTTAGGCACAAAAAAGAGGTATTTTCCTGTAAGCTGGCTAAAACTCACTTTGGCTACATCCACACGGAACTGCTTTGATAGGCTGCTGATTTCTGGCTGtattaaagaaaagggaaaaaagctgcGATCCGTAGGAGCAGAGAGCAAGGCCCTGCCCGGCAAATCCCTGGCACTCACCTTATCGACTTTCTCCAGGTTTGCCCGCAGCTGTTTCTGAAGGGTGTAAAGCGAAGAGAGTGAGAGCGTTTCCAGGTCGGAGAAGGAGCGCAGAAACTGAGGGTCCTGGCCTGTGTGGATcctttccagctcctcctgcagtTTCTTCACTTGCAGCTCCAAGGCTTCCCTCTGCTCCCGGGCCAGTTCACattccatgttagctgtgttgGCGCGATCATttgcttcctctgcctcctttttCCAAGCATCACAAGCCTACGGGTTCCGACAAAGAGGGTAAAAGAAGCAGTCTGAAAACTTGGTCAGCCTCCGAGAGAGGCAAAAATACCCATTTCCATACGCTCCTCGCCAGGAAAGTGTCCTGTCCAATCTGCCCCGTTCCCAAGGTCTGAAACTCCCATGGAGCTTTGCTCACTCCAGATACCCGATCTGGTTGGGCTGTGGTTCTTATTTGGCTCACGCCGTTAAGGGGACGAACTTTGCGTACCAGCAAATTGTCATGGATCTGAGGCCACTGGCACGTCTAATAGACTGTCCAGCACTTCGGTGCCTCTGTTATGGCACCTGGCCTTGCACTCCCAGCATCTGAACACATCAGGCACAGTGATTCAGTCCCTCCTTCCACGGGAGAAGAAAGAATAGGAATGCTTGAGAGAACCTGTTTGTAAAACCTACAGCTCTTCCCATCACCTCAATATCTGGAAAGCTCCTGTTGAAAGGCTGACACCCTCCTACTCCTTTACGCTGCCTAATCCCTCTTCCCAGGAGTTGCCCACGTACCTGTTTGGCTTGTTTCCAAGACTCTTCCCACTGCTTTATTGTGCCGTTGGCTTCATCCAGTTCTTGCCGTAGCCGTGCCAGCTCCGCAGCACCTGGACCTGACAGAAATGCAGGTGAGGTACTGGGCGAAAAACTCCCCGAAGCAAAGTGTTCCCATATGCTGCTGTTCATCCCATTTAAACCTGTTTCACAGGGAAATAGAGAGGGTTACGTCACAGGTGCTGGCAACTTCCCCATTTCCTCCCTACCCCTGTGAAATCCAGGATTCAAAAAAGTGTACACAGGAAAGAGGAGATCACCTTAAGGATTACTTTCAGTCCCAGGACCCAGGAGTCCGTCACAGAGTGACTTTATATGGGAAGTTTTACACCATTAGGCCTCATCTTTAATGACATagggaggacccaggaaactgAGTGGAGGCAACTTTTAAACCAGGCTGTTTTTAGAAGCATCTGTTTTACAGCAGAGCTGCCTACCAGCTTGCACCCCCCTTCTCACATGAGAGCCTCCTAACTGCTTCCTACCTTCCCACTTtgctgtgcagcacagccacCAGCGCTGGTGAACAGGCCGGTTCCCACAGCCGACCCAGGCCGTGCTTCCCCTCACGTTATACCCCTGgaaaacttctggttttgcctcCTCAGCTTGGTGCTTAGAAAAGGAGTCACTTCCCAAACTGTGAGACTAAAATGGGCCAATGTCACTGCTGTTTGCATATGTAAGGAACAGCACTAACTGGAAAACCCTGTTTATTAACAAGTGGAGGCGATAGGATATACATCAGCTTCATCCCCTTCCGAGTTCTAGTTTAAAGCTAGCCACTGCCACCAGAGGAGACTAACCAACCAACCCTTCCCTATTTTAGCTTGTTCAAacaatttctcttttcaggaagaaattcaAGGCTTAGGAGACAAAGGAGTAGAAAACCAGTTGTAAACAAAACTGGCTATTCTTCTCAAATTCCAAGGTCTGTACTCTTTTAATAACAAAAGTAGTTTTACTTCAAACAAGCACCCACACTTTGCACTCAGGGGAGAACTAGTAGGAAAAGCTCACATCGAGACAGAGCTCCTGAGCGATGTGGACTCGTACGCGCACGGCCACGCACCGGTTTGGTTTCAGAGTCATTTTCAGTCCCCTGGGTGGGGACATTCCTAAATCCGGCTGCGTTTGATAATTCTGATCTTAGAGCAGCCGAACTGACTGTGTCTGCAAGCAAGCCCCGGAGCAAATGCCCTGAGGGCCAACCCAGCACCACTTACGTCCCATTTAGTACCAGCCAACACACGCAGTTacaaaaaatacagctgaaaaaaatcgTAACTTGTCTTCACCTGAGGCTTAGGTGCATTAACAAGTCATCGAGGTGAGCAACAAGGGCTCAAGCCACTTACCATCGATCTTTCTCAGCTGCTCTGAAGCATGCTCTGTTGAGGGCAGGAAGTTTTAATGGAACCTCAActcccattttgtttttaaagctccAGTTTTCTTGAAAGGGAATCTAGCAGCAAGCAGGATGCTGGCAAGCCACAAATTCTGCCATAATGCTGACCAAGCTTAtcctgttgtttctttttactctCTCCACCTGCTGTTCTCATTTCACATCTGAAGTAGCAAGCCCCTTTGGTCAGGAACGCCTTCTCCACACGTTTTGCATCTAGCACAGTGGGAACCAGCCCAGGACTAGGTATTTTTAACTCAGATGCAATACAAATAATAGCTACGCACACTACACACTACCTTATGTGCATTCAGCGAGTCACGTGCAATAGCTAGAGTCCAGATTCCCAACTGCTAGGTTACTATTTAAATATCCTATCAAAACCTCagcaaaaatggttttgttgtattccagaaaaataactctttttcttaaaaatcaagtagttaaatgcatttgtgaatttcctgcatttctttggggttttttatttgtataattACATAGTTAATACAAATGTGACTGCTTAActtgtttcttctgaaattaaaagcaggCCTTAACAggaggttttccttttcttactgAAATGGGGACGAAAAGCCAGCCTCAACACTAATTAATAGCAGAGGTACCCTCTGATGTCTCTTTTCTTATTACAGTAATCGTAAAAGCTCTGAAAGCCAAACAAATAGCAATCACAAGGCATGGAAGCATGGTTTCGGCCTATGCAAACAAGAGATGCAGTTACACAGATAAGTGCATGCACAGATAGATTACAAAAGCACGTAATCATTTCATTAAGCTGAATATTAAAGTGTATCTCGAATTTGAAGAAGCATGTATGTCTAGTATCAAGAGAGAGAACTATTATTTACTAACAGAAATCAGCAGAGCTCGTGTCACTGCAGCCTTTCAAACAGCTTTATTTCTCAAGGCAACCCTGCATCTTGATGATAAAATAGATTTGGCCCCTCAGTTCCCAGTCCTGCCTGGTACAGCTGAAGCTCCAAAGCAGTTTCTCATCCCTTCAGAGTCCCTCCTACAGGAAACAGATCCTCAGGGCAGCAGGGGGGGAAGGGAGCAAAGAGGACAAAGCTGGAACACTAACTTTTTGCGAAGTCCACACTGCAAAACTGCGTGCAGAGTGGcgcacaggaggaaaaaagtacaaTGACCCGAGTCTGCTCTGGAGCTCCCAGAAGGCAATCTGGCCTACAAGCAGTCCCAAGGGCAAACTGCAGCCCCCACCCTAGCTAAGCAAAGCTGAGGACCCAACTCGGAGCTTCGAGTGAAGTGACGTCTCggcacagcactgctggcaggAAAAGGCACAGCTCTGTCCCCTGAAAGGCATCATCAGAGCAAGTCACTTAACCTGTCTCTTTCGCAGCCCAGAAACATAGGAAGTAGAGGGAATTGCTCCCTTGTTGACAAGGTATTGGCTGATTTCTGGTAAAGCAGCTTCTAGAACTGTTGCTGTTCTCATGGGAAGAAGAGATATAAATGGCAGCAGtgaaataatacattaaaattaaagctaacttaaaagaaaatacttacaTGGCACAGAGAGGCATGTACATGGGACACACACACTGTGCATTTACCTAATGATCCATGAGAAGCTGATGTCCCCAGGAACGTGCTTTCTGATTGGCTTAAGTGTCCCTGGGGCTGATGGAGGAAATGCGATGAGAGGCTGACCGGTGGAGAAGGAGAGGCAGAGTGAAAAGAGGCAGAGCTTCCAAGGGACCCGGGGATATTTACAGGAGCAGAACTTTGCAGCAAACTCCCACCTGGACAAAGAACACACAGAGAGGATGGCTATGTATGACCATGAAGTATGGGCCAGAGCACAGTGCAGGAGTTCAGAGCAGAAGGCGTTagcttccctctctccttcctaaGCCCCTCGGGATTCCCTCCGCTTCTCATCAGTTTCATTCCCCTCTTAGCCTTTAAGAAGAGCACTGAAGCTGCTGTCCCGTCAACCACGTAGGTTAAGACCCTCAGTTCAGCAGGCTACTCTTTCATCGGCCAAAGCAACAAAAGGTTTTCTGAGCAGAGTTCAATCCCTATCAGTCCAGAGAAGATGAATTTGGTATCTGGTGAAATactttgtaatgaaaaattCACCTCTAAAACATGTGCCTCTTCCTTTAATACTTCCAAACAACCCGGAGTGAAAAGATTATCAAGCTGGGTCAGGTCACGATCTTACCCGCTAAAAATCAGTGACTAGCTTTAGTCACTTTAGACATACTTGAGTGCCTGGATCtatcagtaatttaaaaaaaaaaaacaacaaaataaacaaagccCAGCCTCCAAAGACATCACACTTCCCTTCCACAAGAAGTCATTCTGTCGGCCACACACAGACTGAGGGAGatctcagccctgctccccactCTCTCCTCATCTCCCTTCTTACATCACCAGGTAACACCGAGACCTGACGTGAACGGAGGGGAAAGTAGTGTGGAGGATCTCTAAGCCACTGCAGAAGGGTAGTGGCAGAAGCAGGTCTGTCAGCAGGCACGCACAGTAAACTCCCTGACCAGGCTCTTATCTTTGGCAGGGAAGTGGAAGCGATGCTCTTTAGGGTTTCTCCCAcaggccccttcccacctcagcacAGCTCCAGGCAGCGTAGTTCCCTTGGAAACCTTCAGACCACCAAAGTTTGCTCTCATTCGAAACCTGTCTTACACAGCAAGGGTAGCCAGAAACTACAACCACTTCCAAAAAGCTATGAGACGTTTGGTTTTTCCCTGGACGCTCATTAGAGACAGGTAGAAGCGGCCTTAGCCCACCGCCACGTATTAAAATGAGACAGACACTACAGGAATCAAATCCGCAGATCATGATGACACTCTgtgacagacagacagcattACCAGGTCAGTAAGTTTCCTGTTACTGCTCGGGAGAGGTTTCTGCTTAAGATGCAAATAGTTATACTTTGGCCTGTTTTTAAAGGTATCAGATGGCTTCTAGAGTCTACTTACAcactaaggaagaaaaaaaaaaaaaacaaaagagagaaagaaaaataatcaagcaAGTCCCATTCAGTCTCAAGAAACATCCCAAAGACACCTGGGCCCAATGGCAAGAACTCAGCTCTGCTAGTCAATGAGGGCAAGCTTTGACTTCAAAGGTGCTCAGCGGTTGCCAGAGTTTGTTATAATTGCTGTTTTAACCAATGGTATTTTGGGACTGGTTTTAGAGCTTTGTTGGGCTGGCTCCACTGAGGTGACTGGGCAACACTGCTTGGCAGAAGATAAAGAAAGCTCTGTTGCTTTCATGTACCTATCATGATGCCACTCGTGTGGGGCACTGTGCTGCTGTCAAATGTCTTCTCCAGGGCAGCCACTCCGAATTCATTCAGGTCCAGGTCATCCAAGGCAGACTCTGCCAGACACAGAGGTACCAATTATGTTATAAAGGACCAACAACTTCAAGAGATAGGATGGCCCAAAGAGCCTACATGCAGAGGAGCCTTCGCTCTCTATTTGTCAGCCTGCACAGCCCTACTCTCCGCCCTGTGCAACGCTGCTCTTAACTGGTTTGGCAGAGTGTCATGGGCAGCTTTTCAGTTCCGGTTCTTTTGACTGATCTGATTTCTCTTTGTCTCAAAGCATTCCCAAACTCTATACGAAAACAAAAACTGTGATGAAATAACAGCAGTTCCCATAAGTCTTCCCCAAACTGCTCTTTCAAGTCTGTCCCTAATATGCAATAACACTGGCTTAGGACATGTCTGGGTCTGGCTTGTGCTTCGTCCCTACTTTGCTGAAGAGCcactcagaaaagaaataccAGTAGAAGGGAACACTTGAAAATCATCTCTGAGGTTCAAAGATGAGGTAAAATAAAGAAAGCTTATGAATGCCTGCAAATCTTGTATCTCTTTAAACGTGCCTCATCACTAATCATGATCAATATAATTCCATCCCACACATACCCACTCATTTCTATTATTAACAAATTAGTGAGATCACCTCAGAAAcgttagattaaaaaaaaaaactaaaaaaccaaaaaccaccacaaccaGGTGACCAGAAAACCTGTACCTGTCTAGAAGGAGTGGTTCCACTCTCTGGACTCTCCTGTTCTCCTTTTTCTTACAGCCTCCGTCCCACACTCTATGAAGGGCAAGTCCTTGCAACCTACCTGGTGGTAGGCCTTGCTATAAAATTGCCATTTAGAATGTAAGGGGTTGTAGCTGTGGAAAATGCCCCCCTGATTTCCTGCCTACTGCAAGACCTCCTGATCATTTGACAAACCTAAAACTAAGGCCCTTTACACCATCTGACATTCTGAATAAGTGGCTCAGAGGCCTTCTGTTGGTCCCATGGGTGAATTTCATCTGTAATGACCTGCAGAAAACATCAGATGTGTCACAGTCACAGAAAAAGCTTACAGCCTCAGGAATCTGCCAGCACTGACAGATGAAAAACGAGTTCACTGGAACACCCGTGGCTACTCCAAGTCTCATACCTGGTGATCCACGTCTGAGGAAGCCCTATTAGCCTAAGTAAAAAAGGCAGAGTTACCTATGACAGACTCAACGGTGTCACTGGTTGGGTAGAAAGGAAGGGCATTGGCATTCATGCCCGGTATGCTGCTGGTGCCGGCAGGGCTTGGTGGCGTTGCAGCCAGGCTGGAGGTGATACTAGAGGAGATGCTGGATGTCAGTGGGCTCCCCACTGGGAGAATACCCAGTATGTCCTGaaacaagaattttaaaagggagagaaggaggaaataaaacatctttatAGAAGCATCCTTTCAGAAACATGCAGGAATGAGCCAAAGATCAGCAGCAAACCTGTTCTTGCCTGCTTCCAACCTGACAGATGGCTGGTGCTACTGCTggactgggggtgggggaagagatTAACAGCTTCTCTTTAATTTCTGCCGACTGTTCTCCATTTCCCCGCCCTCCCCCCAGCATTACAAATATCCTTCAGGCTGCCCCAGAATTAACTCCTGTGACCCACAGGTTGCATGCAATCATAGGGATGGGTCACACAATCACTCACACAGACTTAGCTCAGCACACGACTTAGAACTTGATATTAAATTCTCTTCGCCAAATCCTTGAACTTAGATGACTCCAGAGATCCATTCCAGCTcaattttctgtaatttggAGACTCACTCCAGCACGGTCCAGGCCTACGTATCTATCCTGAATTCACACAGGTCTAGCCACGCACAGATAACCCCTCCAGCAAATCATCCCATCTTCATGAAGTAATCCCTCAAGCTGAGCACCCCTAATGGTGTCTGGGCTCTCATTTACTCCCTGCAGAGTTGTCTGGATCCAGAGATTTCCTTGTCTGCGGTAGCGCGAGCCCTGAGCTAGCTTCAGAGCCCTGCTAGCCGTACCGTACCTGTTTGGGCTGTAACAAAGGTTGCTCCTGGCTCCTGTGTTCCAGTGAGTGGGACTTCATTTTCGCTTGCTGCagtaaagaaacagaacaaaagataAGCAGAGGGAtcagcagcaaaattaaaaatggctGACTGCTGGCTTTGGAGAGGCCATGGGAAACTGTCACCTCCTCTCTTACAGCCTGCTCTGGGCACTAGAGAATTCAGAGGGCGGGAGAGCATAGCAAACTGAAAACACTCCaagtaatttgctttctttacaGCAAGACATCACACCTTAGAGTTATGCTAAGACTTGCCACGATTACTTTTGCCTTCAATGCTGCTATAAGTCCTCTGCTAGCACAAAGGACATATTAAGAACCAAGACCAAGAATGAATTATTTTGCCCTATAAATAACCCATCAGCCCTACTAGTATCTAAAAAAAGGGCCAGAAATGGCGGGAGGCACGCTATATTTTTAGATTATGtaaacatttttcagctttggGAAAATAAAGTATGTAGATTATGTCTTCCCTCAAACTTTTGCAGCT
This window harbors:
- the UNK gene encoding RING finger protein unkempt homolog isoform X6; its protein translation is MSKGPVAGGPAAAGPASAASALQAQPEKPQHYTYLKEFRTEQCPLFVQHKCTQHRPYTCFHWHFVNQRRRRSIRRRDGTFNYSPDIYCTKYDETTGICPEGDECPFLHRTTGDTERRYHLRYYKTGICIHETDSKGNCTKNGVHCAFAHGPHDLRSPVYDIRELQAMEALQNGQTTSEGGIEGQSAVAASHAMIEKILSEEPRWQDTTYVLGNYKTEQCKKPPRLCRQGYACPYYHNSKDRRRSPRKHKYRSSPCPSVKHGDEWGDPSKCENGDSCQYCHTRTEQQFHPEIYKSTKCNDMQQSGSCPRGPFCAFAHVEQPALSEDLQQSSAVSSPTQTGPVMYMPSAAGDSVPVSPSSPHAPDLSNQAKMKSHSLEHRSQEQPLLQPKQDILGILPVGSPLTSSISSSITSSLAATPPSPAGTSSIPGMNANALPFYPTSDTVESVIESALDDLDLNEFGVAALEKTFDSSTVPHTSGIMIGGSLLQSSAPVNIPGSLGSSASFHSASPSPPVSLSSHFLHQPQGHLSQSESTFLGTSASHGSLGLNGMNSSIWEHFASGSFSPSTSPAFLSGPGAAELARLRQELDEANGTIKQWEESWKQAKQACDAWKKEAEEANDRANTANMECELAREQREALELQVKKLQEELERIHTGQDPQFLRSFSDLETLSLSSLYTLQKQLRANLEKVDKAVFQMQSVKCLKCQEENRVVLPCQHAVLCETCAEEGECPICHPNRPHSLQS